Proteins encoded within one genomic window of Gallus gallus isolate bGalGal1 chromosome 1, bGalGal1.mat.broiler.GRCg7b, whole genome shotgun sequence:
- the RIBC1 gene encoding RIB43A-like with coiled-coils protein 2 isoform X2, with product MKQNDKMMCMLEEQQKRNIRNINKAVSDFQKNFQKPETRREFDLSDPQALKKDRPARLSDNDPRCTVSGLQKFMGEDLNYAQRTKFQKEQLREWSLQQQRDHKNALADKKFLDDLHDKNRIELDRKTMEQQRIEEETRRAVCAATKDFNKSQAAEVAERKKLDKRQKMKDDMDEISSLLQGNLLSENPAQAISSFGTHRVITDRWKGMSQDQLMAIRSFQQQQVLEKLRLKEEERHRDAEWDRQSMQAARAQLILERHQERQNRERRQALDSINAQLSHEQKSKNIYLKEEEYSNCPTSQYFAQFNTTSR from the exons atgaagcaaaatgacAAGATGATGTGTATGTTAGAAGAACAACAGAAACGCAATATCAGAAACATAAACAAGGCTGTCAGTGACTTTCAGAAGAATTTCCAGAAGCCAGAAACAAGACGTGAATTTGATCTATCTGATCCCCAGGCTTTAAAGAAGGACAGACCTGCTCGGCTTTCAGACAATGATCCTCGATGCACTGTATCTGGCTTGCAGAAGTTTATGGGTGAAGACTTAAACTATGCTCAGAGGACGAAATTTCAAAAGGAGCAGTTAAGAGAGTGGTCTCTTCAGCAACAGAGAGATCACAAGAATGCATTAGCTGATAAAAAATTTTTAG ATGATCTTCATGACAAGAATAGGATTGAACTGGACCGAAAGACTATGGAGCAACAACGAATAGAAGAAGAAACTAGACGCGCTGTTTGTGCAGCTACCAAAGACTTTAACAAAAGCCAG GCTGCTGAAGTAGCTGAGAGAAAGAAGCTGGATAAGCgtcaaaaaatgaaagatgataTGGATGAAATTTCCAGCCTGCTTCAAGGAAACTTACTTTCTGAAAACCCTGCGCAAGCCATCAGTTCCTTTGGTACACATCGTGTGATCACAGATCGGTGGAAGGGAATGAGTCAGGATCAGTTGATGGCAATCCGCTCCTTTCAACAGCAACAAGTTCTGGAGAAGCTG AGACTAAAAGAGGAGGAACGCCACAGAGATGCTGAATGGGACAGGCAAAGTAtgcaggctgcaagagcacagtTAATTTTAGAACGGCATCAAGAACGACAGAATCGGGAACGCCGCCAAGCTCTAGATAGCATAAATGCACAACTATCCCACGAGCAGAAATCAAA GAACATTTATCTTAAAGAAGAAGAATATTCAAATTGTCCAACAAGCCAGTACTTTGCACAGTTCAATACAACCAGTCGATGA